A stretch of DNA from Flavobacteriaceae bacterium MAR_2009_75:
AGCAATTCTCTTCGCTCCGAATAACTTTTTTGGCGAATGTCATCGCCTCGCCACTCTAACAGGTCGTATGCCTTAACGATTACGGGAGTTTTTTTGAGCAGTGCCTTAGATACCGTTTTTCTGCCGATACGTGTCTGTAAATCATTGAATGTGCCGATTTTCCCGTGCGGATACGGAAGTATTTCGCCATCGATAACCGTTCCATTGGGAATGGTTCCAACAAAGTTTTCGAACTCAGGATATTTATCGGTTACCAGTTCTTCGCCACGGCTCCAAACAAAGATTTCATTATTTCTAAGAATAATTTGAGAGCGAATACCATCCCATTTATGCTCTAAGGTCCAGTCTTTTACATTGCCTAAATCTTCAACTTCTCCTTCAATGGCATAAGCGAGGTAAAATGGATAAGGTTTAGAGAGGTAATCACTCTCATTTTCTTCTAAAATCAGTTCTTGAAAAGTAATGCTGTTCGGATCCCAATTCCCCATCAATTTATAAGCAAGAATGTCTTCGTCAATTTCGGTCGCTTTGGCCAAGGCACGGGTCATCAGTTTTTGGCTGACCCCGATTCGAAAGCTGCCGGTAATCAGTTTGGTAAAAACAAACCTGCCATAATAATCCAGGTTTTTCCAATTTTGGAATAAGTAGCTCTTTTTATCGGTATCGCTTTGCGATTTCAACCAAATCATTTCTTCTAAAAATTGTGTCAGCGATTTTTCAGTCGAATGTTCATCTGAAGGAACTACAAGGGCAATGGTTTCTGCAAGGTCTCCCACGATATGATAACTTTCTTCGAACAGCCAAAGTGGTATATGGGCCAATTCTGAAGCCCACTCGCGCAATAGTGTTGTATTCACCGGGCGAGGTGGTCGGCGGTGAGATAAAATAGCTATAGTCCATACCTTGTCAGGGTCAGAAGCCATTGAAAAATAATCGGCCAGTGCCGCCACTTTTAGATTGGTCTTGTTCGTGCCGTCGAGAGTCTTTATAAGCTGAGAGAATTGTTTCATGCCGATTCTGAAGTCTCTGGTTCGACATTCAGTTCTGCATTTTCTCCTTCGAATTGGGTAGCTTCGGTACGGGCATCATAACCTAAATCGCGTAAGTACTGGGAGAATATATCGGTATAGCCATGAGTGCATATCACTTTTTCTGCACCGGTGTTTTTTATTGCCGTAAGCAGCGAGGGCCAATCGCAGTGATCGCTCAAGACAAAACCCTTATCAATGGCTCGCCTACGTCGAGCACCCCTGAAAGCCATCCATCCGCTGGCCGATGCGGTAACATAAGGTACCATTTTACGAATCCAAGTGCTACCGTGAGCAGAAGGTGGCGCAAGTACCATGTTACCCCTAATTTCTTCCTTTTTTGTGTCGCGAGTAATTCGTTCGGTTTCAGGAAAATCTAGCAAGGGTCGAAGTACATTGGTCATGTTTTCAATGGCTCCGTGGGTGAAAATCTTTCCGATACTGGGGTCTAAATGTTTTAATAGGCGCTGGGCCTTACCTAAAGAATAACCGAAAAGTACCGATGTTTGCCCATTTGCTTTATTCTGTGACCACCATTCATTAATGTCGGTAAAGACTTCTTTTTGTGGTCGCCATAAAAATGCGGGCAGACCAAAAGTACATTCGGTGATAAACGTATGACACTTCACAAGTTCATAGGGTGTGGCGACTCCGTCATCTTCTAGTTTGTAATCACCGGTAAACACCCAGATTTCACCTTTGTATTCTACTTTTATTTGAGACGAGCCAATTATATGACCGGCAGGGTAAAGGGTGAACTGAACTCCGTTTATGGTGAACGTTTCTCCCCACTTTTTACCTGTTACCGAAATGTCGCCTAACCGGTGCTTTATAATAGGTACATTGCTATCGTGGGTTATATATTGTTTGTGGCCCCATCTGCTGTGGTCTGCATGGCCATGAGATATTATAGCTTTGTTCACAGGTTTCCAAGGATCAAGATATACCTTGGCAGGATGGCAGTAAATACCTTGATCCGTAAATTCTAATAAGGGTTTTTTCATGGTAAACAGAAAGTTACTTATTTATGGGTTTTAGTCAGACATATAGTTTAAATGACGTACGCGTTAGCGATAGCAGTGAATAACCCGCAGTGCCAATTTTTGTGGCACGAGTATTAGCAACGTATAGCGCGACCCCGCGCCATAAGAATTATGGGCGAGGGTAACGCTAAAATAATCACGAAGCTTATGAGTTAAGACCTCTAAAAAAATTATATTTGCTGCCAATAAAATTGAAATTATGGCAATTGCAGATTTATACACCAGTGGGGAACATAGACGGAATTTAGCTCATTTTGCGGCCTTGGCTACGTTGGCTTCGATTGATGGAGAGATAAGCTCGGAGGAGAAAAATATGTTAGATCGCTTTGCGACCAAGTTGGATATAACCGATTCGGAATATAAGGAGGTTATGAAATCGGAGAACAAATACCCTATTGCCCCACCTCATGATTCTGAAAAGCGCCTTGAAAGATTGTACGATCTTTTTCGTATTATCTTTTCAGACCACTTAATCGATGACGAGGAAATGGTATTGCTAAAAAAATACGCTATTGGTCTTGGTTTTTCTGGAAAGCAGGCCGATACGGTGATTGAAAAATCTGTCGCCATATTCAGTGGTAGAATCGATTTTGACGACTATATTTATTTGTTGAAACATTAGGTTTAACAAATGTCTTTAGTGATATTTCTCTAAAAATTCTTGTAGTTTTTTGACCATATTTTTGCTTCCGCAGAAGAAGGGAACACGTTGGTGTAATTCTGTGGGCTGAATATCCATTATTCTATTTTTACCGCCAATTGCCAAACCGTTGGCTTGTTCCGCCAGAAACGCCATAGGGTTACACTCGTACAATAACCGCAACTTTCCTTCGGCTGTCACGCTGCTTTTGGGGTACATGTAGATACCACCTTTAATCATATTGCGGTGAAAATCTGAAACCAAAGATCCGATATAACGTGAGGTGTAAGGCCTGTCTCCCTCTTCTTGTTGGCAGTACTTGATGTAATCTTTAACCCCTTGGTGAAAGTGAATGTAGTTGCCCTCGTTAACCGAATATATTTTTCCGTCTTCGGGAAATTGCATATTGGGGTGCGAGAGATAAAAGGTGCCTATGGCCGGGTTAAGCGTAAAGCCATTTACTCCGTCACCTGTTGTGTAGACCAACATGGTTGAGGTGCCGTACACCACATAGCCTGCCGCGACCTGTTTTTTTCCGGGCTGCAGAAAATCTTCAAGAGTAACAGGTGTGCCAACAGGGGTCACCCTTCTATAAACAGAGAAAATAGTACCTACCGATACATTTACGTCGATGTTCGATGAGCCATCTAGTGGATCAATGAGCACAACATACTTATTCTGGTGCTGGTTATCATTACTGTTTATAGAAATGAAATCGTCTTCTTCTTCAGAGGCGATACCGCAAACTATCTCACGATTGGTCAATGTCTGAATGAACTTTTCATTTGCGAGAACATCTAATTTTTGTTGGTCTTCGCCTTGAATATTAGTTTCCCCAGCTGCTCCTAAAATATCAACGAGTCCGGCCTTGTTTACCTCATGGTTTACTACTTTTGCCGCCAATCTAATGGCATTGATCAATTTAGAGAGTTCGCCGGAGGAATATTGAAAAGAATCTTGATTTTCTATAATGAATTCACCTAAGGTGCGATTTCTTGTGGTCATGCGAAGAAGGCTGTTGGTTCACCCACAAATATCGACTTTTTTGTGAAAGAAGCCTATTGCCATTTTATAATACTTTTTTAAATTTATAACTTTGTGTTTTATTTGTAACATTATATGGATTTTAGTATTCGAGTGGCCCAAGAGCAAGATATGGTAGCGGTGCATAAACTTATAAAAGAGTTAGCCGTTTTTGAAAAGGAAAAAAATGCGGTTGAAGTAACTGTTGAAGATTTAGTGACCGATGGCTTTAGAGAGCCTAAACTCTTTCACTGTTTTGTCGGTGAAAAAGAGGGTTCTGTAGTGGGTATGGCGTTAGTTTATAATCGATACTCTACTTGGAAGGGGCCTGTAGTGCACCTAGAAGATTTGATGGTTTCAGAAAAGGTGCGCGGAAGCGGACTGGGCAGTGCATTACTTTCGGAAGTGGTAAAATATGCCCATGGCTTAGGTGTAAAACGTATCAGTTGGGAAGTTCTAGACTGGAACGAACCTGCTATTAAATTCTACGAAAGTAAGGGAGCCAATGTAATGCGCGATTGGGATGTGGTTCAGCTCGATGAAGCGGGAATACAGGCTTTTTTGAACCAAATTGAAAACTAAAGAAAAGTCTTTTTAAGACCATTATAAAATAAAGCTGTTTATGCGTGTATTTAAATTCGGTGGGGCATCGGTGAAAGATGCGGCCGGTGTTAGAAATGTAGTTAAGGTTCTTCAAGAGACCGGACACGAAAATACCTTGTTAGTCGTTTCGGCTATGGGCAAGACAACCAATGCCATGGAGGCAATCGTCAATTCTTATTTTAATGAAAAAACGGTTTTACCTGCCGCCATTCAAGAAAGTATTGATTACCATGAGGCTATACTTAATGATCTTTTTGAGAATTCTAACCATAACGTCTTCGATAAGGTTAAACATCTGTTCGACGAAGTCAAGGGTTTTTTAGCTTGGAACAAATCACCGAAATACAATTTTGTCTACGATCAAATAGTAGGTTATGGTGAATTGATATCGACGACCATAATTAGTCAATACTTTAATGAGATAGGCATTAAATGTAATTGGCTCGATGTACGTGATTTTATTAAAACGGACGATAGTTATAGAGATGTATCCGTCGACTGGGAACAAACCCAAGAACGAGTTAAGGCGATAGATAGAAGTATGCTGAATATTACCCAAGGGTTTTTAGGTAGTGATGAAAACAACTTTACGACCACATTGGGGCGAGAAGGTTCAGATTATACCGCCGCTATTTTGGCCTACTGTCTCAATGCCGATTCTGTAACTATATGGAAAGACGTACCAGGCGTATTGAATGCAGATCCGAGATATTTTAAAGAGACCCGGCTTCTCAACAATATTTCGTACCGCGAGGCCATAGAACTCGCTTTTTATGGGGCTTCGGTGATACACCCCAAAACATTGCAGCCGCTTCAGCAAAAAGAAATTCCCTTACATGTTAAATCATTTTTGAATCCAAAGGATCAAGGTACTACGGTCGGTAAAGGAGTGGGTATAGAGCCGAAGGTGCCGTGTTTTATCGTTAAGAAAAATCAAGTGCTGATGAAACTCTCATCTCTTGATTTTAGCTTTATCGTAGAAGATAGTATAAGCGAGCTGTTCAAGCTTTTGCACGACCATAAGATGAAGGTCGATCTTATTCAAAATTCAGCCATCAGTTTTTCGGTCTGCGTAGACAATCGATTTGGTAGACTTCAAGAATTACTAAACTTATTGAAAAGTCGCTTCAAGGTAGTTCACCACGAAGGAGTATCATTATACACCATTAGACACTTTGATGAGAAAGCTATCGAATCACTTCAAAACGGACACGAAATTTTATTGGAGCAACGTGGAAAAGAAACGGTACAGCTCGTAGTAAAGTAGTTCGCTCAGCTTTGTTTCATATTTGTTAAAACGACAGGTACCTGTAACGTTTTTCCTATATTAGAGGTCTCCAAATTAATGAATGTATGGGATTAGTGACCGCAAAAGAGGTGGCTACGGCAACCAATCTTGATAGGTTTGGGTTTTTGGGAACATTTATGGCGTGGATCTTAATGAAGGTCACCAAAATAACTAACATGAACCGGCGGTACGATAAGCTGAGTCATCTTGATGGTGAGAAGTTTCTTGATGCGGTTCTAGAGCAGTACGAAATCGATTATGAAATTCCCGAAGAAGATTTAAAACGTATACCAAAAGCGGGCCCGTTCATTACGGTGAGCAATCATCCCTTGGGTGGCATGGATGGTATCGTTCTCTTGAAGATAATGCTTCAGCATCGATCAGATTATAAAGTAATGGCCAACTTTTTGTTGCAAAGGTTTGAGCCGTTGGCCCAGTATATATTTCCTGTAAACCCCTTTGAAAACCATAAAGAAGCCAAGAGCAGCATGGCGGGCTTCAAGAATGCTATGTTGCATGTGCGTGGCGGTTACCCTTTAGGTATATTCCCGGCAGGGGAGGTGTCGACCCGAAAAGAAGGCAAGCTCGTTATTGATAAAGCTTGGGAAGAAACAGCAATTAAATTGATACGTAAGGCCGAAGTGCCCGTTGTGCCTATTTATTTTCATGCACGTAATAGCAAACTTTTTTATCGATTGTCGAAAATAAGTGATGTGTTCCGAACGGCAAAATTGCCTTCTGAGGTGTATTCACAATATAGAAGGCCCATCAAGATACGTATTGGCCAACCTATTTCTGTGGCAACCCAGAAAGAGCAACTTACTATGGAGGAGTATACCGCTCTTCTTCGTAGAAAGACATACATATTGGCCAATGCCTACGAGAAAGAGCGTTTGTTCGATCAGTTGCCCACAAGTTTAAAATTGCCCAAACAACCTCGAAAAATTGCACGACCTGTACGTTCTGAGCTCATACAGGCCGAGATTGAGAAGCTTGTAGAAAAAGATAGGCGTTTACTTCAAAGCAAGAACTATGAAGTGTTTTTGGCTCCTGCGAAAGAAATGCCCTTTACCTTACAAGAAATTGGTAGACAGCGAGAAATTACCTTTCGAGAGATAGGGGAGGGAACCAATAATTCTATAGATATTGACCAGTTCGACGCCTATTATCACCATATGTTTTTATGGGATAATGAGGCCAAAGTAATTGCCGGGGCTTACCGCATGGGACTCGGTAACGAAATTTTTTCAAAGTACGGTATAGATGGTTTTTACCTGCAAGACCTTTTCAGGTTTGACTCTGAACTTTTCGGAATGATGAGCCAATCGATAGAAATGGGTAGGGCTTATATTATGAAAGAATACCAGCAAAAACCTATGCCCTTGTTTTTACTTTGGAAAGGCATTGTACATACCACTCTTAGGTATCCTGAGCATAAATATCTAATTGGTGGGGTAAGTATAAGTAACCAATTCTCTAACTTTTCTAAATCGTTGATGATCGAATTTATGAAAAGTAATTATTGGGATCCATATGTGGCGCAATATGTAAGGCCCAAAAAGGAGTTTAAAGTGAAATTGAAAGATGCGGATAAAGAATTTGTGTTCGACGAAACCCAGGCCGATTTAAATAAGTTTGACCGATTGATCGATGAAGTAGAACCTGGTAATTTGAGATTGCCCGTACTGATCAAAAAATACATTAAACAAAATGCTAAAGTGGTGGCTTTCAATGTAGATCCATTATTCAATAATGCGATTGATGGGTTGATGTACATTCGAATTGCAGATTTACCCGAAAGTACCGTGAAACCGGTAATGGAAGAATTTCAGGCAGAGCTTGAACGAAAACTTAGTGAGGGCCAGCCAACCAACTCTCAATAGCCTATTGTTTTAGTCTGCACCTACCACTTTACTTCTTCTTTCGTAAAGAAGATTGTCTTTCCAAACGCCATGTAGTTTACCAATACGTTCACGCTTACCTATATGGCGAAACCCCATTTTCTTGTGCAGTTCAACGCTGGCTTGGTTTTCGGGAAAGATACCGGATTGCAGTGACCAAATACCTGCTTTTTCGCTTGCCTCGATCAAGGCTTTCATTAGTTTTTTGCCTACTCCCTTTTTACGGGCCGATGAACTGACATACACACTTACTTCGGCAACACCGCCGTATACGCATCGACCAGAAACGGGAGATAGAGCAGACCACCCCAGAATATTATTATTTTCTATAGCCACGAATCTGCATTGTTTGAGGTGACCGGCATCCCAACTATCGAACGTGGGTATTTGAGTCTCGAAAGTGGCAAAGCCAGTTGCAATACCCTCAGCATAAATGGTAGAGACCATTTTCCAGTGCTCAGGTTTCATTGGAACAACCTCCATAGACAAAATACTACTTATATCATTCTATAATCCTTTGAACCAATCTTGAAAGTAATCGCCAAGACCAGCCGTAGGTACCATTTTGTCGTTCGCTGCGTTAATAAGACTCATGACAATTAAAACAAGACCTATAATGGCCGCAAAACATCCTACGATGGGTATGAGGCCTAAAACAATGGTAAGAAGCCAAATACCAAGAGTTTGACGAATGTAGTAACTGCCAAACTCTGTTTTGTTCTGTGAGTTCATAATTAGGGCAACAATCCAGCCAATAGCGGTTATATGTGCTATAATTGCGACCATTTTGCCGCTGTCAGGCCCGCTGTTGTCAAATGTTTGTTTTGCTTCTTCCTTAAATTCGTTAGCTGTTTTCTTAGCTTTTTCAGCAAAATCGTCTGCAGTTTCTTTAGCCTCCTCAAATTTTTCTTTGGCTTTGTCTTCAAGGTCTTTCGCAGCATCGTTACCTTCATTGACCGCCTCGGAGGCATCGCTTTTTAAATCTCCTTTTTGTGGGTTAAGAGGGTTGATGGCATCTTCACCTTCCCCTTTTCCAAATTTCTTATCGTCTGACATTGTTTGTTTATTTCGCTGGTGGTTTAAGTCTTAAATGTAGCTAATAATTATCTATTCTAGAAAAGCTTTGTCTACGGGTTCCCAGAGTTCAACTTTGTTTCCGTCGGGGTCAAGAATCCATCCGAATTTTCCGTATTCAAACTCCTCAATGTCACCGACAACCGTAACACCTTCATTCTTCAAAATTTTTAACAGTTCTTCTAGATTTTCTACCCTAAAATTCATCATGAAGGATGATTTGCTAGGCTCATAATATTTGGTGTTTTCGTTCATTGGGCTCCATTGGGTAGAGCAGTCATTACCTTTTTCGTCTTTCCACCAAAATGTACACCCATATTTATCGGTATTCAGGCCCAAATGATTTTTGTACCAATCTTTGATTTGATCAGGGTTTTTAGTTTTATAAAAGAAACCACCCAAGCCTGTAACTCTTTTTTTCATTCTCTTAGTTTTAATAGGTTTGAGGTTCTATTTCTTTTTTATGTTTTTCTCATAGAGATTTACCCAATCATCAACAGTCATTTTTGTGCAAAGTTCTTTGATTAATTCGTATGGAATATCGTCCATTTTTTTGAAGCGGATGCAGCTCTTGCCCATATCGATTTTACGCTTAGAATGTTTGGGATACTCGCTCACAAACCAATCGTATAAATTTTTATCGGCATATATGCCGGAGTGGTAAAGAGCGACATAGTTTTTTTGGGAGGCAAGATTGATAAACGGTAAGGGTAATTTAGGGTTACAGTGATAACCATCTGGGTAAATCGAATGAGGCACCACATACCCTAGCATACCATAGCTCATTAGTTCTTCAAAACCCCTTGGTAATTTATCAAGAAAAATTTTTCTAATGCTTGAAATGACTTTCCGCCTTTCTTCGGGTAGTTGCTCTATATAATGTTCGGGCGAATTTGCCTTGTACTGCATAATTAAACATGTTGATCGATGAGAATCGGGTTTCCGTCAGGGTCCTGTAAAATTATACTAGCGGGTCCTGTGGTGTTTTCGTCGGCAGGGGTCTGTATTTCGATGTTCTTTGATTTGAGTTCTTTTTGAAGATCACGAACATCGGTAAAGTTTTTCAAGGTGTTGGCGTTATCGTCCCAACCAGGATTAAAAGTGAGAATGTTTTTTTCGAACATGCCTTGAAAAAGACCGATAGTAGAATTTCCATTTTTTAAGATAAGCCAATTTTGCTCCAGTTCCCCAGCGAAAACGGTGAATCCTAAATTTTCGTAAAAAGTTTTAGAGGCTTTGATGTCTTTTACATTTAAGCTTACTGAAAAATTTCCGAGTTGCATGGCTGTTGTTTTTTGATGAACTTTTTTTCTACGAAAAACACTTAAATTGATATCTAGCTTTTTGGAGTACTTAAAGTTAGCAAAATTTAGCTTTCACTTTGTCAACAATGGTTTGTGCCAATTTTTCTAAACTTTCGAACGTCCATCCCGCTACATGTGGCGATAAGATAACATTTTGAGATTGCACTAGGTATTGAAAAGCTTCTGGTAGATAATTTTTTTCACTCTGTGAGTTATCCTTGCCCTTGAACATATTCTCAAAAGAAGTTTTTTCGTATTCGAGTACATCGAGACCCGCGCCCAAAATCTTGCCTGATTTTAATGCGGCCACTAAGTCTTCGGTAACTACACATTTTCCACGGGCTGTATTCAATAACCAAAATGGGTGATGAAATTTCTTAATAAACTCAGTATTAATCATGCCAATTGTGCTTTCCGTTTGCGGCACATGCAAACTTAGTATTTGACTACGTTGCTGTAGTTCAAGAATGCCTACCTGTCTCGCATTTTCGTCACCTACACCACCGACAATATCATAGCAAATAACATCTTCGACATCGAAGCCTTTCAGTTTTTTGGCAAAAGCCTTGCCCATATTACCATAGCCAATAATGCCAACGGTCTTGCCCTCTAGTTCTACACCTCTATTGCCCTCACGATCCCAAATACCAGATCGTACTTCTCGATCGGCTTTGTTCAGGTTGTTAAAGAGTGAGAGTAACATGCCCAAGGTATGCTCCCCTACGGCATTTCTGTTACCTTCTGGGGCTGCGGCCAAGTAGATATCATTGGCCTCGGCATACTGTGTTTCAATATTTTCTAGTCCTGCACCGAGCCTTCCTATAAATTTGAGCTTGCTGGCTTTTTGAATAAACTGGCTATCGATAGTGAATCGGCTGCGTATGATTAGACCGTCGTATTCATGAATTTTAGCTTCAATTTCTTCTTTAGACGAAGTATAATCTTCATGATTTTCAAAACCAAGTTCGTTGAATTGTTCAATTATAAGCGGGTGATTTACGTCAACATGTAATACTTTCATCAATTGTTGATTTGTAGAGATTTGATCATTTCGTCTAACTTTTCTACGAAGGGCAATCTCTTATTTGGTATAAATTTTAAGGGCAAAAATTTAAGATATTATCATTTTAGATTCCTAACACTACTTTCGCTATCCAAAAATAAATTAAGATACCGAAAATGTCATTGCTTGTAGTAATAAACGGGCCGGTAGCAATTGCGGGGTCGATGCCACGTTTATGTAAAAATAAAGGTGTAAAAGTGCCAATAAAACCGGCTACCAAAATTACAGCAACCAGTGAAATGGAAATGGCCAGGGCGGTTAAAAAATCACCTTTCCAAAACCAAGTGAATAAAAGTAAAATAGCGGCAAGAACAACTCCGTTCAACAGTGCTAAAAGCATCTCTTTAATCAACCGGCTACCCACGCTGCCCTTCAGGTCATCATTTGCCAAACCTTGTACGATAATTGCACTTGATTGCACACCAACATTACCAGCCATAGCAGCGATTAAGGGAGTAAAGAAAAAGAGAATCGCATGTTTACTGATCATCTCTTCAAAACCGCCCATTATGGCGGCGGCACCTACACCACCTATCAGACCCAAAAATAGCCAAGGTAATCGGGCACGGGTCAGTTGCCAAATACTATCATCTGCCTCGACATCTTGAGATATACCGGCAGCCATTTGGTAATCTTTATCGGCCTCTTCTCGAATTACATCTACGATATCATCGATAGTAATACGGCCTACCAAGCGGCCGATTTCATCTACCACCGGAATAGCTTCTAAGTCGTATTTTGACATTATTTTAGCCACTTCTTCGGGTTTTTCGTTCACATTTACCGAATCTACTTTTGGTATATAGACATCAGCAATATGGGTTCTGGTAGAGGTGGTCAATAAATCTTTTAATGAAAGCCGGCCTATTAGCTTATCTTCATTGTCGACTACATAAATAGAGTGCACACGCGTGACATTTTCGGCCTGGGCCCGCATCTCTTTAACACATTTCAAAACATCCCAATTTTCTCTCACCTTTACCAATTCTTTGGCCATTAAGCCACCGGCAGAGTTCTCATCGTAACGCAATAGGTCAACGATATCTTTGGCATGGTCACGGTCTTCGATTTCTGAGATTACTTCTTGTACAATGTCGTTCGGAAGTTCTCCAATAATATCGGCAGCATCATCGGTATCGAGCTCGTCGAGCTCTTCGGCAATTTCTTTGGCCGAGAGGTTGTTGAGAATTGATTCCCTTACATCTTCATCAAGTTCCGTAAGTACATCTGAAGTTTTGTCGCTCTCTAGAAGTTTGATGAGGTAAGTTGCGTCATCTTCATTTAGCTCATTGATGATTTCAGCAACATCGGCATAGTGCACATCATCCATCAAAGACACCAGCTCGGTATTTCTT
This window harbors:
- a CDS encoding D-3-phosphoglycerate dehydrogenase translates to MKVLHVDVNHPLIIEQFNELGFENHEDYTSSKEEIEAKIHEYDGLIIRSRFTIDSQFIQKASKLKFIGRLGAGLENIETQYAEANDIYLAAAPEGNRNAVGEHTLGMLLSLFNNLNKADREVRSGIWDREGNRGVELEGKTVGIIGYGNMGKAFAKKLKGFDVEDVICYDIVGGVGDENARQVGILELQQRSQILSLHVPQTESTIGMINTEFIKKFHHPFWLLNTARGKCVVTEDLVAALKSGKILGAGLDVLEYEKTSFENMFKGKDNSQSEKNYLPEAFQYLVQSQNVILSPHVAGWTFESLEKLAQTIVDKVKAKFC
- a CDS encoding magnesium transporter; protein product: MTPFKLTDELVAEIEQLIESQRNTELVSLMDDVHYADVAEIINELNEDDATYLIKLLESDKTSDVLTELDEDVRESILNNLSAKEIAEELDELDTDDAADIIGELPNDIVQEVISEIEDRDHAKDIVDLLRYDENSAGGLMAKELVKVRENWDVLKCVKEMRAQAENVTRVHSIYVVDNEDKLIGRLSLKDLLTTSTRTHIADVYIPKVDSVNVNEKPEEVAKIMSKYDLEAIPVVDEIGRLVGRITIDDIVDVIREEADKDYQMAAGISQDVEADDSIWQLTRARLPWLFLGLIGGVGAAAIMGGFEEMISKHAILFFFTPLIAAMAGNVGVQSSAIIVQGLANDDLKGSVGSRLIKEMLLALLNGVVLAAILLLFTWFWKGDFLTALAISISLVAVILVAGFIGTFTPLFLHKRGIDPAIATGPFITTSNDIFGILIYFWIAKVVLGI